In one Phyllostomus discolor isolate MPI-MPIP mPhyDis1 chromosome 8, mPhyDis1.pri.v3, whole genome shotgun sequence genomic region, the following are encoded:
- the ST6GALNAC1 gene encoding alpha-N-acetylgalactosaminide alpha-2,6-sialyltransferase 1 isoform X2 translates to MRSCLWRLGHLRQAVWLLMAVVLIFFLFSLPTFVKEPNAKLARPQGREGIRERSFEWHQTATPPAPTVERKTPARGGSAQGSSTPKQRPQATGHTEARAPSMARTASVKSQERKDTTVGMLSRRSQARARASNGTEALSQTTQDRRTPEGQRGENKGPTAARTAPTEPRAPVPERRAEGLATRAAGPPPRKTKGGATATVPPKPPAQSAPSSAPSRGPTTQKAPRLQAASFKSEPKWEFEENYSFDVGGLQTTCPDSVKVRASKSRWFQKLFLPNLTLFLDSRHFNRSEWDRLEHFAPPFGFMELNYSLVQKVVTHFPPVAQQQLLLARRPAGSTQCATCAVVGNGGILNNSRVGQEIDSHDYVFRLSGAVTEGYEQDVGTRTSFYGFTAFSLTQSLYILGHRGLRHAPVGKDIRYLHFLEGSRDFDWLEALLLNQTLEKRSLFWYRKRPQEAFQDTVQLDRYLLLHPDAIRYMKNRFLRSKTLDTVHWRIYRPTTGALLLLTALQLCDQVSAYGFITEGHERFSDHYYDTTWKKTVFYINHDFALERTLWKRLHDEGIIRLYQRPEPSPRRPDQGRSEAGTRLPAPPGH, encoded by the exons ATGAGGTCCTGCCTGTGGAGGCTCGGGCACCTGCGCCAAGCCGTGTGGCTCCTGATGGCAGTCGtgttgattttcttcctgttctccctGCCCACCTTCGTCAAGGAACCTAACGCGAAGCTCGCCAG GCCTCAGGGTAGAGAGGGCATTAGAGAAAGGTCTTTCGAGTGGCATCAGACGGCCACGCCCCCAGCACCCACCGTGGAGAGGAAGACCCCCGCCCGTGGAGGGTCCGCGCAGGGGAGCAGCACACCGAAGCAGCGCCCCCAGGCCACGGGCCACACGGAAGCCAGAGCACCCAGCATGGCGAGGACCGCGTCGGTCAAGAGTCAGGAGAGAAAGGACACCACGGTGGGCATGCTGTCCCGGAGAAGTCAGGCCAGGGCGAGGGCCTCCAATGGGACTGAGGCACTGTCGCAGACGACGCAGGACAGGAGGACCCCCGAAGGACAGAGGGGCGAGAACAAAGGGCCAACGGCCGCGAGGACAGCACCCACGGAGCCTCGGGCACCTGTTCCGGAACGTCGGGCTGAGGGGCTCGCCACCAGGGCAGCAGGGCCGCCCCCAAGGAAGACGAAAGGAGGGGCCACGGCCACGGTCCCACCCAAGCCGCCAGCCCAGTCTGCCCCGAGCTCTGCGCCCTCCCG GGGCCCCACCACACAGAAGGCCCCGAGGCTGCAGGCCGCCAGCTTCAAGTCTGAGCCCAAGTGGGAGTTCGAGGAAAACTACAGCTTCGACGTGGGGGGCCTACAGACG ACCTGCCCCGACTCTGTGAAAGTGAGAGCCTCCAAGTCGCGCTGGTTCCAGAAGCTCTTCCTGCCCAACCTCACCCTCTTCCTGGACTCCAGACACTTCAACCGGAGCGAGTGGGACCGCCTGGAGCACTTTGCACCCCCCTTTGGCTTCATGGAGCTCAACTACTCCT TGGTGCAGAAGGTGGTGACGCACTTCCCTCCAGTGgctcagcagcagctgctgctggcccGCCGCCCCGCCGGGAGCACCCAGTGCGCCACCTGCGCTGTGGTGGGGAACGGGGGCATCCTGAACAACTCCCGCGTGGGCCAAGAGATAGACAGCCACGACTACGTGTTCCG ACTGAGTGGAGCTGTCACCGAGGGCTACGAACAGGACGTGGGCACTCGGACGTCTTTCTACGGCTTCACCGCCTTCTCCCTGACTCAGTCACTGTACATCCTGGGCCACCGGGGTCTCCGGCACGCGCCTGTGGGGAAG GACATCCGCtacctgcacttcctggaaggcAGCCGGGACTTCGACTGGCTGGAAGCTCTGCTCCTGAACCAGACCCTTGAGAAAAGGAGCCTTTTCTGGTACAG GAAAAGGCCCCAGGAAGCTTTCCAGGACACGGTGCAGCTGGACAGGTACCTGCTGCTACACCCAGACGCCATCCGCTACATGAAGAACAG GTTTTTGAGGTCTAAGACGCTGGACACTGTCCACTGGAGGATATACCGCCCCACTACGGGGGCCCTCCTGCTGCTCACTGCCCTCCAGCTCTGCGACCAG GTGAGTGCCTATGGCTTCATCACCGAGGGCCACGAGCGCTTCTCGGACCACTACTACGACACAACGTGGAAAAAGACGGTCTTCTACATCAACCACGACTTCGCCTTAGAGAGAACGCTCTGGAAGCGGCTGCACGACGAAGGCATCATCAGGCTGTACCAGCGTCCCGAACCTTCCCCCCGAAGACCTGACCAGGGCCGTTCCGAGGCCGGGaccaggctcccagcccctccaggccACTGA
- the ST6GALNAC1 gene encoding alpha-N-acetylgalactosaminide alpha-2,6-sialyltransferase 1 isoform X1: protein MRSCLWRLGHLRQAVWLLMAVVLIFFLFSLPTFVKEPNAKLARPQGREGIRERSFEWHQTATPPAPTVERKTPARGGSAQGSSTPKQRPQATGHTEARAPSMARTASVKSQERKDTTVGMLSRRSQARARASNGTEALSQTTQDRRTPEGQRGENKGPTAARTAPTEPRAPVPERRAEGLATRAAGPPPRKTKGGATATVPPKPPAQSAPSSAPSRRLTPRRAPRLQAASFKSEPKWEFEENYSFDVGGLQTTCPDSVKVRASKSRWFQKLFLPNLTLFLDSRHFNRSEWDRLEHFAPPFGFMELNYSLVQKVVTHFPPVAQQQLLLARRPAGSTQCATCAVVGNGGILNNSRVGQEIDSHDYVFRLSGAVTEGYEQDVGTRTSFYGFTAFSLTQSLYILGHRGLRHAPVGKDIRYLHFLEGSRDFDWLEALLLNQTLEKRSLFWYRKRPQEAFQDTVQLDRYLLLHPDAIRYMKNRFLRSKTLDTVHWRIYRPTTGALLLLTALQLCDQVSAYGFITEGHERFSDHYYDTTWKKTVFYINHDFALERTLWKRLHDEGIIRLYQRPEPSPRRPDQGRSEAGTRLPAPPGH from the exons ATGAGGTCCTGCCTGTGGAGGCTCGGGCACCTGCGCCAAGCCGTGTGGCTCCTGATGGCAGTCGtgttgattttcttcctgttctccctGCCCACCTTCGTCAAGGAACCTAACGCGAAGCTCGCCAG GCCTCAGGGTAGAGAGGGCATTAGAGAAAGGTCTTTCGAGTGGCATCAGACGGCCACGCCCCCAGCACCCACCGTGGAGAGGAAGACCCCCGCCCGTGGAGGGTCCGCGCAGGGGAGCAGCACACCGAAGCAGCGCCCCCAGGCCACGGGCCACACGGAAGCCAGAGCACCCAGCATGGCGAGGACCGCGTCGGTCAAGAGTCAGGAGAGAAAGGACACCACGGTGGGCATGCTGTCCCGGAGAAGTCAGGCCAGGGCGAGGGCCTCCAATGGGACTGAGGCACTGTCGCAGACGACGCAGGACAGGAGGACCCCCGAAGGACAGAGGGGCGAGAACAAAGGGCCAACGGCCGCGAGGACAGCACCCACGGAGCCTCGGGCACCTGTTCCGGAACGTCGGGCTGAGGGGCTCGCCACCAGGGCAGCAGGGCCGCCCCCAAGGAAGACGAAAGGAGGGGCCACGGCCACGGTCCCACCCAAGCCGCCAGCCCAGTCTGCCCCGAGCTCTGCGCCCTCCCGGCGCCTCACCCCACGGAGG GCCCCGAGGCTGCAGGCCGCCAGCTTCAAGTCTGAGCCCAAGTGGGAGTTCGAGGAAAACTACAGCTTCGACGTGGGGGGCCTACAGACG ACCTGCCCCGACTCTGTGAAAGTGAGAGCCTCCAAGTCGCGCTGGTTCCAGAAGCTCTTCCTGCCCAACCTCACCCTCTTCCTGGACTCCAGACACTTCAACCGGAGCGAGTGGGACCGCCTGGAGCACTTTGCACCCCCCTTTGGCTTCATGGAGCTCAACTACTCCT TGGTGCAGAAGGTGGTGACGCACTTCCCTCCAGTGgctcagcagcagctgctgctggcccGCCGCCCCGCCGGGAGCACCCAGTGCGCCACCTGCGCTGTGGTGGGGAACGGGGGCATCCTGAACAACTCCCGCGTGGGCCAAGAGATAGACAGCCACGACTACGTGTTCCG ACTGAGTGGAGCTGTCACCGAGGGCTACGAACAGGACGTGGGCACTCGGACGTCTTTCTACGGCTTCACCGCCTTCTCCCTGACTCAGTCACTGTACATCCTGGGCCACCGGGGTCTCCGGCACGCGCCTGTGGGGAAG GACATCCGCtacctgcacttcctggaaggcAGCCGGGACTTCGACTGGCTGGAAGCTCTGCTCCTGAACCAGACCCTTGAGAAAAGGAGCCTTTTCTGGTACAG GAAAAGGCCCCAGGAAGCTTTCCAGGACACGGTGCAGCTGGACAGGTACCTGCTGCTACACCCAGACGCCATCCGCTACATGAAGAACAG GTTTTTGAGGTCTAAGACGCTGGACACTGTCCACTGGAGGATATACCGCCCCACTACGGGGGCCCTCCTGCTGCTCACTGCCCTCCAGCTCTGCGACCAG GTGAGTGCCTATGGCTTCATCACCGAGGGCCACGAGCGCTTCTCGGACCACTACTACGACACAACGTGGAAAAAGACGGTCTTCTACATCAACCACGACTTCGCCTTAGAGAGAACGCTCTGGAAGCGGCTGCACGACGAAGGCATCATCAGGCTGTACCAGCGTCCCGAACCTTCCCCCCGAAGACCTGACCAGGGCCGTTCCGAGGCCGGGaccaggctcccagcccctccaggccACTGA